GCATTCTAAAAATTTCCCAGCATCTACCATCAGCATGGATCCGTGGACCCCGTCCACATAAACAGCCTTTTTATCCCGAAAATAAGTCTCCGGATAGTCCAGGAAACGTCCCAGCAGCCGGCGGCTCACCGGCCCCATGGAAAAAAGCTCCCGCAAAAAACCGCGGAGAGGCCAGCCATTTTTCAGGCTGCCATACTGTGCATCCTCCATCCTAGCCGCCGCAACGCCCACATCCGGATGATATTCAAAAATCCTCAGCAGCTTTACCAGGCAGTCCTCAGAAAATTCCACATCCGGGTTGGCGATCAGTACATGGGTAGCCTGATTCTGCTCCGCCGCAAACCGGACGCCCAGGTTATTCCCTGCCCCGTAGCCACCGTTTTGCTCCGCGCGGACGACCTTGACCTTCTCATCCACCAGCAGCATAAGCTTCTGCATGGAATCGTCCGTGGAAGCATTGTCCACGAGCACGATCTGCTCCAGCACCCGATAATCGTGAATCATTCGGACCAGCTTCTGCACCGTGTCCGCGTCATTGTAGTTCAAGATCACACAGTTGAGTTTCATGCGCGCCTTCGCCTCCGGTTCTTTACAGTGTGGGTCCCCGGTTTTACCCGAGGCATCAGCAAACACATGCCAAAGATCTGAGTCAGCGTGCTCTTATACAGATGATGGGCCCGGATATTTTTAAAACGTATTGCCGGAGACTGGGCCGGAAGAGCAAGGAACGCCCGCAGGATGTCTTTCTGTTCCGGACTCATACTTCTCCCGTACCGCCGCCCAAAGGCCACCGCCTGCTGAAACATCCTGCTGTAATTCTCTCTCACCTGCTGCCGCCTGCCAAGCCTTTCTGTCATATCCTCCAGGCTTCCCGTCTTCTTGGCACCCAGCGTATTGGCGCTGTGCTGCCGATACTGATAGAGCGGCTCCTGGATACAGTCGATCGTCCCAAAGCAGGATGCGACGAGGGCGATCCACCAGTCATGCATATAGCAGGCGCAGGGCAGCAGCTGTTGCCATCTTTTCTCCAGTGGCTCCGCTTCTGCCCTGCCTTTTTTCATCCCGGTCACCAGTTCAAGCAGCGCCCGGTTCATCATCAGAGCGCCTCCGGTCACCGGATTCTCCACCAACACCTCCGCAAAAGAAGCCCGCTCCGGATCACAGTGCTGATAGGAAAAAAAACTGGGATGGATCTGATCCAGCCTTTCATCAGTCACCTCCATATCAGAATGGAGCAGGATCGGATGCTCCGTTCCAAGCTCCTCCTCCAGTTCTTTCATCCTCGCCAGCATGCATTTTACTTTGCAGTTGAACCAGACATCGTCCTGATCACTCAGCATAATGTAATCGCTTTTGCCTTCCCGGGCAGCGCAGCCCAGGAGCCAGAAAAAATTGCAGGCGGCAGGCGGAATGTTCCTGCCTGCCTCCGGTACGACCGGACGGTGCATCAAAAACACCTGCTCCGGATACCAGCCCTGATACTTAAAGAGCATCTCCCTGGTCCCGTCATCCGAGCCGTCGTCCGACACAAAAATACGGACCGGGACGGTCTGCGCAAGAATAGAGTCCAGCTGCTGCTCCAAATATTTCTTTCCCTGATATGTGGCCATCAATACAGTTACCATGTTGTCCGCTCCTATTTCTTTTTCCGGTTCTCCACCAGTTTCATCCCCAGCTTCCTGCTGACTGCCCAGCGCACTGCGGGACAGACCGCCGTCGCATAATCCAGCATATGGTATGCAAACATATAGAATTCTCTTCCTTTTTCTTTCGGCGTCCCCGCCCAGGGCGTCTGTGACAGGTACTTCTCATAGGCACGGCGGTAATGGTTCCGGTTTCCCGCGATCCACGGCCGTTCATCCCCCATATAGTGGATGACTGCCGGGTGGCGCTTTGCCGCTGCAAAGTCAGCCTTCGTCACCGCACGGTAGGGGCGGGAGTGCCGCACAAGCGTCCCATAAGAGAAATACCGGTAATTGGTAAAAAAATTGTACCGGGGCGGCAGCGTACGGATCCTGCCTTTCAGGGCGCCGTTTATAACATCCTGGTCGCTGGCAAACAGCTTTCCGCCCTTCTCTTTCCAGAAATCCAAAGGCCTGCCTGCACATGCTCCTCCCTCCAGCGCTTTAGGTCCACCAGAAGCACGCCGGAGTTATAATATGCATCCTCCGGCCCCAGGCCGATGGATTCTTTCACCGCCTCGTATATGGTAGGCTCCATCACAGCGCCGATGATATTTCCGCACAGCGCTTCTCTCCACAGCCGCTTTAAGGGCTGTGCCACCACCGTATCACAGTCCAGATAGATCACCCGCTCCACATCCTGGGGCAGCATCTCGCCCATGAACAGCCGGAGCATGATGCTGATATCATATCCTCCCAGGTCCACCTCATGGTCAAACCGATCTTTTAAATCTCCCATTTCCAGAAAAGTCAGGCTCCTGTGGTACCGCGCGGCAATCTCTTCAAGGGACGCCCGGCTCTCCCCTGTCAGCCCCATGGAGAGCACATAGACCTGGATCTCTGAAAATCCCTCGTTCCTGTCAAAAAGCGAGCACATGGATGTGCCCAGATGCCTTGCAAATGCGTCATTGGATGCATACACCACATTCAGGGTCTCGTACATTCTCCGTCACCTCACATACAGGCTTCCACCCGGTTTAACGCCGACGCGATCACCTTGTCCATATCATAGTATTTATACTCAGCCAGCCGTCCGCCGAAGATCACATGCTCCTCCTTTGCCGCAAGCTCAGCATACTGCTGATACAGTGTCTGGTTCTTCTCATCGTTGACCGGATAGTAAGCTTCCATCCCCTCTTTCCAATCCGACGGATACTCCCTGGTGATCACGGTCTTTGGCTGTGTCCCAAACTCAAAATGTTTGTGCTCAATGATCCGGGTATACGGGGTCTCCCGATCCGTATAATTGACCACGGCCACGCCCTGGTGGTTCTCCTCGTCCAGCACCTCGGACTCAAAACGCAGGCTCCGGTATTCCAGCTTCCCAAACCGGTACTCATAGTAAGCGTCAATGGTCCCGGTATAGACCACCGTCTCTCCCAGGCTGTCATAATGCTCCTTATGCTCCAGATAATCTACGCCGGTCTCTATATCACAGCCCTCAAAGAGCTTGTCAATGATCACATTATAGCCGCCGATCGGTATCCCCTGATAAAGGTCATTGAAATAATTGTTGTCGTAAGTAAACCGCACCGGCAGGCGCTTGATGATAAATGCGGGAAGCTCTTTACAGTCCCGGCCCCACTGCTTCTCCGTGTACCCCTTCACCAGCTTCTGATAGATATCAGTCCCAACCAGAGAAATGGCCTGCTCTTCCAGGTTTTTCGGCTCCCCGGCCACTGCCGCCTTCTGGCTCTCAATGATCGCTTTCGCT
This portion of the Clostridium sp. AN503 genome encodes:
- a CDS encoding glycosyltransferase, producing the protein MDFWKEKGGKLFASDQDVINGALKGRIRTLPPRYNFFTNYRYFSYGTLVRHSRPYRAVTKADFAAAKRHPAVIHYMGDERPWIAGNRNHYRRAYEKYLSQTPWAGTPKEKGREFYMFAYHMLDYATAVCPAVRWAVSRKLGMKLVENRKKK
- the glf gene encoding UDP-galactopyranose mutase produces the protein MKKYDYVLVGSGLYAGVWAYEARKKGKTCLVVEKRDHIGGNVYCEDVEGIHVHRYGAHIFHTSDRKVWDYVNQLAEFNRYTNSPVANYKGEMYNMPFNMNTFSKMWGICTPAEAKAIIESQKAAVAGEPKNLEEQAISLVGTDIYQKLVKGYTEKQWGRDCKELPAFIIKRLPVRFTYDNNYFNDLYQGIPIGGYNVIIDKLFEGCDIETGVDYLEHKEHYDSLGETVVYTGTIDAYYEYRFGKLEYRSLRFESEVLDEENHQGVAVVNYTDRETPYTRIIEHKHFEFGTQPKTVITREYPSDWKEGMEAYYPVNDEKNQTLYQQYAELAAKEEHVIFGGRLAEYKYYDMDKVIASALNRVEACM
- a CDS encoding glycosyltransferase family 8 protein; the encoded protein is MYETLNVVYASNDAFARHLGTSMCSLFDRNEGFSEIQVYVLSMGLTGESRASLEEIAARYHRSLTFLEMGDLKDRFDHEVDLGGYDISIMLRLFMGEMLPQDVERVIYLDCDTVVAQPLKRLWREALCGNIIGAVMEPTIYEAVKESIGLGPEDAYYNSGVLLVDLKRWREEHVQAGLWISGKRRAESCLPATRML
- a CDS encoding glycosyltransferase family 2 protein; its protein translation is MVTVLMATYQGKKYLEQQLDSILAQTVPVRIFVSDDGSDDGTREMLFKYQGWYPEQVFLMHRPVVPEAGRNIPPAACNFFWLLGCAAREGKSDYIMLSDQDDVWFNCKVKCMLARMKELEEELGTEHPILLHSDMEVTDERLDQIHPSFFSYQHCDPERASFAEVLVENPVTGGALMMNRALLELVTGMKKGRAEAEPLEKRWQQLLPCACYMHDWWIALVASCFGTIDCIQEPLYQYRQHSANTLGAKKTGSLEDMTERLGRRQQVRENYSRMFQQAVAFGRRYGRSMSPEQKDILRAFLALPAQSPAIRFKNIRAHHLYKSTLTQIFGMCLLMPRVKPGTHTVKNRRRRRA
- a CDS encoding glycosyltransferase family 2 protein, which codes for MKLNCVILNYNDADTVQKLVRMIHDYRVLEQIVLVDNASTDDSMQKLMLLVDEKVKVVRAEQNGGYGAGNNLGVRFAAEQNQATHVLIANPDVEFSEDCLVKLLRIFEYHPDVGVAAARMEDAQYGSLKNGWPLRGFLRELFSMGPVSRRLLGRFLDYPETYFRDKKAVYVDGVHGSMLMVDAGKFLECGGYDEGIFLYQEEAVLGWRMKTSGYRTVLLLNCSYRHEHSASISKSWKSQMARQRLREESALYYMKNYLFINWFQEWIARLWFAGIRMELRIAGKIGITK